The genome window TATTTTAATGCTTAAGGAAAGGGCTGAAATTAACAATAAACTTGCAGAACATAACCCCCAAATTTTGGGGCCAAAGAAATAAGTCAGAAAGTGAACACGTACAttaattaaagtgctcatattatgctttttggctttttccctttcctttgttgcgttatatatcttttttgtgtaaGTTATAaaagtttacaaagtgaaaaatccCACCCCAAAAGGACTCACTATCTCCAACAGAACACACTTccccaactgctccaaacagctctattgtaatCCAGCTTTTACTTCTATGAAAATTTTCTGACAaattttgtcactttgtaacaaaCGTTATAAtactcgcctagctgctagcgtagcACGCCCTCATACACTGCTTCTTAATGGCTAGTTGTCCTTACCTatctactgcacatgtgcgacgcCCACAAAGATGGAACGGACAACAAAAAGggtaaaaagaggagctgcagcaatgtgcagtaggctaaaacaaaaatgtttttagaaaataaaaaaccatgtaaacctattctgttaCAACGTCTGAATACaataatgaacctgaaaatgagcataatatgaacactttaaaacTAATATGATACACAAGGTGCTGCAAAGTCACATTCTCATAGCAAATGGTacacaaatgtgaatatttagcTTTTCATTCTTCTTGGGAAGCATTGCCTTGTGCTCTGTACAAGCTCTAAACGGTCATCAAAATAGCTAATAATTGTCAGCAAaactttgatttgtttcatggtccatttttgttattttctgaaTGTGCTACGAGTTGTATCTACTTATCTCCAACACAATACAAGTGCAAGTGGACAGACACTTGCAGTTGTGTGCACAACCTGGATGAATAAATCTAGTTGTACTCTTTGCATTTTTTCTCCTCTGTTATGCATGTATACTAAAGTCCATTTAGCTTAAAATAGCAGATTTACACTCCAGCAAATGACTGGTGTTGCTCACAAAATTCTATACTGATGTCAGTCTTATTTATTAGCAACAAGAGTACAAACACTTTATTGCATTGCATTTGCCACAATCACTTTCACTAATGAAGGCCGTGGATAGCGAAAAATGGTTGTTCCTCTGCTCCTAATAAATAAAGACAGGAGAAAGTGTGTGTTACCATTTGCTATGAATCGGATGCAGCTTTAAGCTCAGATATAATTTAGAAAAATGTTACTTGCGTCAGGCAAAATCACCTGGTTTTAGAGCGCTCTCAAAAACCATTTCCTGACTGCTTCTTTTGTATTGGATAACATTAAAAAGACTTTGcagaagacacacaaacagaggttGCAATTGGTTTAAAAGTCGAATAGTCAGGACTTCATGTATATTTTTGACAGCTGGTTTGCAATGTTTAGAGTTATGCCGTTGAAAACTCCTGGGTTGGTTGTAATTCTGCTGTCGATTCCACATCTGCACCTACTGTTATCGAGCTGTGGTTCTAGTGCAAGTTCAAACTTGTGttcttgtctgtttttctttttgtcaagtTATTATGagagaaatgtatatttttacagtagtaaaGCTCTCTGGCCAAATGATCACAGAGGAAATACAAAATAACTAATTAGACACACGAGTTCTCACCAGCAGCTCCACCCCAAACCAGATTCCAGAGAGGGCTCTGTCAGGGAGCAGCGAACCCTTGAAGCGGACTACACCGGGAAGAGGTTCATCGCCTGACCGCAGCTGGACGCGCACCTTCGAACCACAGTCAATATCACGGACGCGCTCTAGCCGTGACTTGTTGCAGAGCAGTGCATACCGCTCTTCACAATTGGTAATAGGAAAGAGCAGCTCAGCCAGTTTCTCATCCAGCTCTAAAACGTCCCGCTCGTCTAGGCTCAGAACCACGTTGGTCTGGTCCAGGATGCGGAGGCTTTTTTTGCCCTTGCATGGGGGAAGTGTTCGCCCCAGGCTGTTGCGCTCCTGGCATGCCTGACCAAGACTGCCCCGGGGGATTCTCAGGGTCTTCTGGGGAGGCTTCTCCACCGTACACTCCTTTATGACCATGTAGAAGCGCCAGTCCTCCCTGAAGCCCCCACTGGGCTTCTCCTGGCTCCACAGGGCAGAGCTCATGGCTGCATGCTAGGCAGGAGGTCCAACATCAAGGCAAGCTTGACCTGCGGTCTgtaggaaagaaaaaacaaattagaaTTGAAATTAGTTAGCTGATTACTGCTCTTTTAGGAACAGATACCTGACCCAGTTTGCTTGTTGTGGTTTGTTGGGAGAAATCTGATCTCAGCTGTGTACTCTCCCTGTCTACCCCAGTCCTTCCTGTGCAGTAAGATTACCACTGAATATTTAGCAGGACCTTGCGTAACATTACTCATATCTACTGATTTGATTATTCTAAACATAGATGGTGAGCAGACAGTTGAGTTATTCTAAGATTTAGATACCAGACAATTGGATTTCCCCTGATGACACCTCAGATTTAATGATCAACCACTCGACACAGTCAAGAGCACGTTCTCACAGTGCCGTTAACTTGACGTACATCAGTCATTTGTTTCAAGCATGACAGTAAGACTAACTTGGTTATTGTActgctgtttttaataaatggtGTAACGTCGGCGTAACAACACATTAACCATAAGAAAGTAATTTCAACCTGACATGGGCTAGCACTGATCTGACATTTATTTACCGTGTTCATTGAGGTGACAACCACAAAAAGGATTTATTCCAGTCATTCCATCACTAACAGCAGTGTCATGACTCGTTTACATGAACATTTTCCCTGACAACCAGAGCAGCAGTGTGTCATCACCAGGCAAAAGCTGTCAGTGCTAGGCCCTTTAACAGAGGAAGTTAGCTAACGTACCGTCAGCTAAAAGGCAAATAGCAATGCACATTCAATGCTAACGACATGGATACCTTACCTTTGATACACGTCAGTTCAGTTAGCTAGACGCTACCGCCATTACAAATGTACATTTCAATTAGATAGAGGTCTCTGAAAACAAGCTACATTCCTTCCGTAATAACCTCTGATTAGCTAAATGGCTAGCTAATGCTAGCGCCCTAACCAGCTAAATTTTACGCTAAATCTAGCCTAGCGAGCTGAGCGACAGCTAGCAGGCTGGCAGAGAACTGCCACCCTCTGCAGTATGCTATCAGCATTTAGTTAAATCGTTTCTCCATGGGAAATACGTGAAATAATACAGTGTATCGCTACAGCTATgagatattttatttacagGAGACGACCTCACGAAACTTAATGTATGACGTCATGCACTTCCTGACAGGCATTGGTCATTCGCTTCGTTTTCAAGCGCTGATTGGCTCTTTATTGTGTTTGTAACCAAGCCCCACTCTGGGGTTTTCCCATGAATGACAGAACACATAGTTAGGTTGAAGTGGATCTTTCAGGCCAGATGATGCTGTTTCTGTGGTGGATATTATTGGATTATTATTAATGATGCATTCATATGTATGAGGCATGACAGTGTTGCCGCAGATTGAAGTACCTAGCTATTTACCAACACTTTATATACTGCACGGAACTAGTAGCTAGAGCTGTCAAGCTATGAATGTAGTGCaataaacatgaaatatttTTCCTTTAATGTGTAGTGAAGTAGAATACAGCATGAATTGAAAACTCAAGAAAAGTATACTGTTATAATGCCTATCTCAAAACTACAAAGTAATTGTAATGAGTGAATTTGTGAatcaaggcattttttccatcACTGACCACAGCCAATCTATTTTCAGTAAACACAAACTGCTTGTACAAACTATAATTactagtattagtagtagtagtagtagtactagtagtagtggtagtagtagtaatagtatcggtagtagtagtagtagtagtagtagtagaagtagtagtagtagtagtagtagtagcctagtagtagtagtagtgctgTAATGAAATTGCATTGTGAAACTGTGTGAAAATGTACATAAGCatataaagaaaaatgtaaaagtaagaCCGGTGGGACAGGCCCGTTCTGGGAACAGCAAAGATTACGGGTGAATTACGTGCATGCACCAACGGTTTTTACATTGTCGAATACGAGCACCATAAAATTGCatgttttatctgcttttatattttttacttttattcttgtattttaatcGGTTTtatgtaaagcgctttgaattgccctgttgctgaaatgtgccaaacaaaaaaagctgccttgccttgcctgtaGTAATGGTGGTGGTGTTACGCTTTTTTGTGATCTTATCATCAcatacactttcaaaaaaacaagataaaggtgtgtatttggggaaaaaaaaggattaatgGATGAAATAGGTGAAAAGTCGCATTTTACTCTTCTTAGCAGAAAACCAAGATACACTTTAGCAACCGCATTttacatttcacttttttatatttactatttactataATAAATAGAAACAGTTCTTAAAGCAATACACAGTCCTTGGCCAACTTTACACAAATCAGAAGGTGAGCCTCGATTCCCGTTGTGTCATCTCCTCTACCTCCTGCAAACTGAGGTCATTGTTTCTCAACCTGCAGTATAATAAGAAGAAACAAAATAGATCAATGACACTGCACAGCTAGTTTGGAATTGGAAGAGAAGCGTTAAGACAAAATAGCATTCTATTTGAGTCAAAATAGGATGCAGTGTCAACAATAGCCTTTCTTGTCACTGAAAGCAGTAAGGCAATGGCTTGCCCAAATCCCAGGATGCAAACAACCACCAAGTACAAGTACTAACTACAAAAAGAAAGAGTGTGAACATTACGCACCATACTGATTTCACATGAGTATTATGTTCTAGGGCTTCAATCAGACATTCCACTCCTGTTCTGGTTATGCAGTTCTCTGTCAACCTTTTACAGGAAATAAGAGGGTGGAGAGAGGGATTAAGCACTACTGTACAGTGAATGCTCAAATGTCAGTCATCAGCCATCAGTCATTTTCAGAACATGCATAACTTGTCTCACTTACCAAAGCTCTTCCAGTGACATACTGTTCTTGATAATGTTGGCGAGGGCACATGCTCCTGCACTCCCTACACCATTGCCTACCAGGCTGTTACATGAAATATGAATTATATTCAGATAAAGTACAGTACATATGCAAAAAGTGTATTGCTATTAACTAAAAGGTGCAGATAGTGGCGGACTCTGggcaagaagaaaaaagaagaaaaaaaggcaccagtatttttcttaatttgtaaaatgaaaataaaaaaaacatttgatcacaaaaaaaggcaCCAGTGCGCAGAAAGCTTTCTAGCATGTAGAGCAGTGTATTGGAAGGGCACCATAGAGGGactttatcatgttttttcTACCATAGGTGCATACAACaatatacaataaatacaatacaaaccTACATACAATTGTGGTCACTACGCAACTACACAAAACTGGGACATATTATAATACATTGATATTTGTAATACCACACTGTCATAAGTCTACCTAACGTGCTGGTATTCAAAGCAAATATTACCTTAGCCACACCAGAGATTTGCTGTTCTCTAGGGCACTGGCAAGGGCCTCTGTTCCTGCATCTCCTATCTTGTTGCCCCAAAGCCTGggaatacaaataaagattattaaatAGAAATGCACCTACAATACCACGCACTGGACTTTTATAGAAAGACTTTTACCCTAAATACTGCAATGAATGGTTGAATTTCAATCCCTCTGCCAGCTGCTTTGCTCCTTCTTCTGTTATATTATTGTTGCCTaacctaaaagtaaaaataaaaaaaatagctttttttattttacactacACAGACTTGGTCTCTATTATAATAGTTCCATTTTAATGTCACATATAATGagtactaaaaataactgtatgTGCTGACCTTAGAGAGAGGAAATTCTGCTTGGTCTTCAGAAAATGAGAAAAGTGTTGTGTGCAAGCATCAGTTAGCTTGTTGTTGAAGAGCCTAGAGACAAACAAAATTATTACATAAGGTAAATGATCAAAATTAATTTTCGACTTCATGATAGTGAGATAATTCATCTTGAAAACACCGTACGCAATTTTCCGCAAGTCGTCACACTGGATACCTTTGGCAAGCAGTTTGCGGATCCCCTCATCTGTAATGTTATTATTTCTGAGACTGATAAAGGAGAAGAGATAGGACACTTGAACACTACATGTACATTTGCATTTTAGTAAATGCTATTGTGGAAGCTTTGCTCATTATAATGAAGAGATGGAAGGAATAATTTGACCTTTTCATACTTACTACAGGGAATTACAAATGTGCATGCAGGGAAGAAGCTGTTCCACTCCAACATCGCCTACAGAGTTGTTGTCCAGCTGGAGGCCTACAGGATTCCTTAAATGCTGGAGAACATAAGCTAGTGCAGTGCACTCTACAGGACCAATGTTACAGTAGGTCAGTTTCAGGTGGTCCACTTCAAGCTTACTCATGGCATTTTTAGCAATCTTGCTCTCCTGCATTTCATAGATGCATTTTATAAGCCAGACAAAGTCCGGCATTGCATGCatgctcttcttctctccctctacAGGTTGAGGGATGGACTTAAAGTGTTTCTGCATGCCTTTGGACAGGCATCTCACCACCTGTCTGACCCTCTTCTCTATCACAGCAGTGGAGCAGCAGTGAAGCCACAGTCTTTGGTGGCGCTGGGACAGTAGTCCAGACACAAAGGTGGCTGTTATTTGCAGATTTGGTGTTTCAGCTGCTCTAGCTTCCCCTTCTAAAGCCCACCCTTGTTTGTCAGTAGAAGGTATGCAGGCCATGAAACATGTGCTACTCAGACCTGTCACCCTCATGTTCCGTGGCTCAAAGAGCCTAGGGATAGTTGAACGGTCAGTATtatttgacaaaacaatgtACAGAGCAGCAAAGAAACATTGCAGAGTCACATGAAGGAATTCGTAGCATTTACTGTGGGTGGGGGGCATTGCCTTGCTTTGAATGAGAAACCCCATGCAGATATCCTTCTCAGTTACACCACATGTCTCCAAGTCTGGATCTGAGAAGATGTAACAGGTGGCTCCTATCCCCTCAAAGGCAAGCTTTCCTAGATGCAAGACTGTTTGTAGGTGCTCCGGAAGCCAATCCAACCCTGTGGAGCTCTTTGGGGAGGTTTGATGCTGGAAAAAGTGCTGTAGGATCATCAGGTAAACGTCTGTGATTGTTTGTGGGCTGCCGTCTCCACAGCCCAGCAGCTCCTTATGGCACTGGGAGACAATCCAGCAGAGGACTGGACTATGACACAGTCCAAGTAAAGCTGGATTTGTCTGTAGGGACTCCAAAACCTTAGCAGCTACAGTGGGGTCACTGTGATGCTTCCTCACAAAACAGTCAACCGCGCTTGGGGAAAAGCCTTTCAGGAGGACCTCTTTGCGGAGGTGTTTCTTCAACACAGGGCCCACTGCCTCTGGGCGACTAGTCACCACTTTCCGCACTCCCTTCAGTAGGGAACCCTGGATTAAGTTGAACAATAGTATGTGTACAGGTGCACGCTGGGTGGGGCAGCAGAGCCTGTGCTCATCTGAAAAGCTCTGCTTGAGCTCATCCAGGCCATCAAAGGTGAAGAGGATGAGATGTGGGTGGTCCAAGATGAACTGGAAAATCTCCTCCTGCTCCCTGTCTGGCCAGCAGCAGTGCTGAAACAGCAATTCCTGAACAGACAGTTCCCTGGTCTCTGAGTTTAACCTGCGACAGCTGAATGGAAACAGAAGGAGAAAGTCCTGGAAGGCTGACCCCCGAGCCCAAAGCAAGTGCAGCCTTTGGAGTAACGTGCTCTTCCCACCGCCAGCATCCCCAGACACCAGCACCGTGTCGGCATCCTCGTTCACTGTACCCACTGTACCAAGTATGTCCTCCAAGCCCAAAGGTCCATGGACATCAACA of Etheostoma spectabile isolate EspeVRDwgs_2016 chromosome 1, UIUC_Espe_1.0, whole genome shotgun sequence contains these proteins:
- the nod2 gene encoding nucleotide-binding oligomerization domain-containing protein 2 isoform X3, yielding MFVQELVLRQRAEILNALCSSGSAEHLEQVLDILLAQGELIWEDYQNIHVPGRALYTNARELLDLVYTKGLETCGLFLAALKQVLPKVHGVDLTFSGYCSNLEEKEEYQSTSTQTLLTQRPSLVTKLQCCIDGALKALVISGHFTSADCNEVQLPIHTPSQQARRLLDHVRSKGESAAKVVLQYIQQEPESGSPLEKWTPPKEVLKYQKKLSSSVSAQSCFLSAYAGTSHMSLDDIYTKCELELAHHCVDVHGPLGLEDILGTVGTVNEDADTVLVSGDAGGGKSTLLQRLHLLWARGSAFQDFLLLFPFSCRRLNSETRELSVQELLFQHCCWPDREQEEIFQFILDHPHLILFTFDGLDELKQSFSDEHRLCCPTQRAPVHILLFNLIQGSLLKGVRKVVTSRPEAVGPVLKKHLRKEVLLKGFSPSAVDCFVRKHHSDPTVAAKVLESLQTNPALLGLCHSPVLCWIVSQCHKELLGCGDGSPQTITDVYLMILQHFFQHQTSPKSSTGLDWLPEHLQTVLHLGKLAFEGIGATCYIFSDPDLETCGVTEKDICMGFLIQSKAMPPTHSKCYEFLHVTLQCFFAALYIVLSNNTDRSTIPRLFEPRNMRVTGLSSTCFMACIPSTDKQGWALEGEARAAETPNLQITATFVSGLLSQRHQRLWLHCCSTAVIEKRVRQVVRCLSKGMQKHFKSIPQPVEGEKKSMHAMPDFVWLIKCIYEMQESKIAKNAMSKLEVDHLKLTYCNIGPVECTALAYVLQHLRNPVGLQLDNNSVGDVGVEQLLPCMHICNSLYLRNNNITDEGIRKLLAKGIQCDDLRKIALFNNKLTDACTQHFSHFLKTKQNFLSLRLGNNNITEEGAKQLAEGLKFNHSLQYLGLWGNKIGDAGTEALASALENSKSLVWLRLRNNDLSLQEVEEMTQRESRLTF
- the nod2 gene encoding nucleotide-binding oligomerization domain-containing protein 2 isoform X2 yields the protein MFVQELVLRQRAEILNALCSSGSAEHLEQVLDILLAQGELIWEDYQNIHVPGRALYTNARELLDLVYTKGLETCGLFLAALKQVLPKVHGVDLTFSGYCSNLEEKEEYQSTSTQTLLTQRPSLVTKLQCCIDGALKALVISGHFTSADCNEVQLPIHTPSQQARRLLDHVRSKGESAAKVVLQYIQQEPESGSPLEKWTPPKEVLKYQKKLSSSVSAQSCFLSAYAGTSHMSLDDIYTKCELELAHHCVDVHGPLGLEDILGTVGTVNEDADTVLVSGDAGGGKSTLLQRLHLLWARGSAFQDFLLLFPFSCRRLNSETRELSVQELLFQHCCWPDREQEEIFQFILDHPHLILFTFDGLDELKQSFSDEHRLCCPTQRAPVHILLFNLIQGSLLKGVRKVVTSRPEAVGPVLKKHLRKEVLLKGFSPSAVDCFVRKHHSDPTVAAKVLESLQTNPALLGLCHSPVLCWIVSQCHKELLGCGDGSPQTITDVYLMILQHFFQHQTSPKSSTGLDWLPEHLQTVLHLGKLAFEGIGATCYIFSDPDLETCGVTEKDICMGFLIQSKAMPPTHSKCYEFLHVTLQCFFAALYIVLSNNTDRSTIPRLFEPRNMRVTGLSSTCFMACIPSTDKQGWALEGEARAAETPNLQITATFVSGLLSQRHQRLWLHCCSTAVIEKRVRQVVRCLSKGMQKHFKSIPQPVEGEKKSMHAMPDFVWLIKCIYEMQESKIAKNAMSKLEVDHLKLTYCNIGPVECTALAYVLQHLRNPVGLQLDNNSVGDVGVEQLLPCMHICNSLYLRNNNITDEGIRKLLAKGIQCDDLRKIALFNNKLTDACTQHFSHFLKTKQNFLSLRLGNNNITEEGAKQLAEGLKFNHSLQYLGLWGNKIGDAGTEALASALENSKSLVWLSLVGNGVGSAGACALANIIKNSMSLEELWLRNNDLSLQEVEEMTQRESRLTF
- the nod2 gene encoding nucleotide-binding oligomerization domain-containing protein 2 isoform X1 — protein: MFVQELVLRQRAEILNALCSSGSAEHLEQVLDILLAQGELIWEDYQNIHVPGRALYTNARELLDLVYTKGLETCGLFLAALKQVLPKVHGVDLTFSGYCSNLEEKEEYQSTSTQTLLTQRPSLVTKLQCCIDGALKALVISGHFTSADCNEVQLPIHTPSQQARRLLDHVRSKGESAAKVVLQYIQQEPESGSPLEKWTPPKEVLKYQKKLSSSVSAQSCFLSAYAGTSHMSLDDIYTKCELELAHHCVDVHGPLGLEDILGTVGTVNEDADTVLVSGDAGGGKSTLLQRLHLLWARGSAFQDFLLLFPFSCRRLNSETRELSVQELLFQHCCWPDREQEEIFQFILDHPHLILFTFDGLDELKQSFSDEHRLCCPTQRAPVHILLFNLIQGSLLKGVRKVVTSRPEAVGPVLKKHLRKEVLLKGFSPSAVDCFVRKHHSDPTVAAKVLESLQTNPALLGLCHSPVLCWIVSQCHKELLGCGDGSPQTITDVYLMILQHFFQHQTSPKSSTGLDWLPEHLQTVLHLGKLAFEGIGATCYIFSDPDLETCGVTEKDICMGFLIQSKAMPPTHSKCYEFLHVTLQCFFAALYIVLSNNTDRSTIPRLFEPRNMRVTGLSSTCFMACIPSTDKQGWALEGEARAAETPNLQITATFVSGLLSQRHQRLWLHCCSTAVIEKRVRQVVRCLSKGMQKHFKSIPQPVEGEKKSMHAMPDFVWLIKCIYEMQESKIAKNAMSKLEVDHLKLTYCNIGPVECTALAYVLQHLRNPVGLQLDNNSVGDVGVEQLLPCMHICNSLYLRNNNITDEGIRKLLAKGIQCDDLRKIALFNNKLTDACTQHFSHFLKTKQNFLSLRLGNNNITEEGAKQLAEGLKFNHSLQYLGLWGNKIGDAGTEALASALENSKSLVWLSLVGNGVGSAGACALANIIKNSMSLEELWLTENCITRTGVECLIEALEHNTHVKSVWLRNNDLSLQEVEEMTQRESRLTF